GTTGTTTGCGTGTAGGCTTGAATGGTAATTAGGTGCTCTATTTAAGAGTGAACCACAGTGTTTATGTTTGTATGTGTCGAATGCAGCCtaaagtgttctttcttttcctttccagCAACCTGGCAGCATCGCCGCCCGGCACGGTCGCCGCGTCATGCAGGGAGACCAGATACTCGAGATCAACGGTCAAAACGTGCGCGAGAGCAACCAGAAGGACGTCGCACAGATGATACACGTGAGCGGCCGATGCATGCCTTACTTAACGCAATTCTCGTGAGAGTggatcatttcatttcatttcattttatttgtgcccatttacaagcaaatggagggggccaaggtaaaagctgcttattggcagcttgagtggttcctggccccctttacatattggcagaccggtggcaaagaacactttcagaaatgaaaaaaataaagaacagtgggttagatcaaataaattacatttctttcaaTGAATACATATGGTTTTACGGAACCATGGCGATTTAAATGTTAGTTTTcaccagacagatgagctccgatggtgtcaaggcatggatgtcaatgccggTTTCTAGGTAAGAATTTAGTAGCCAtggcaaggtatttgcgaccatttgatggccgtaatttgCCCTCGaaaagggtatgagccattttccatggctgcgcgtctcatatgtgggtgtattctctcttaagtttgctatatttgtaattaGGTTCCTTCTGTATTTTACCTGAAAGTAGTAGGTGCGTAGGAGGGTTTGTTTATAGAGATGATGACTTGttgttatgttgtacttggtaaaAAGACTAACGTTACACTCACCAGAGACTCTATGACAGCAGATCACCAGACacccgcggacactcgctgtcgaaaggCTGTCGCAaggaaacgcagcagcagcagcgagcgaagtgaagTTCGTGCTGCctattgcttcaacgcaaactaagcaaCGACAACACAGCGCAGACGAAGCTATCAGCCTTCGGCGCTCCTAggctctgtccccatcgcaggtcgctttcaagatagggcccgcgccgCCGTGTTCAGCGGCACCATATGCACCCGCTGCAAAAGTAGAGAGCCCCCCCTCCCCAGCTGTGCCTTGCTCGCAATGGAAGACGGTGCACGAGATCGAGTcaccatcctcggctcaccctcccacgctttcactctcacacacagcatacggcgcgcggtcacgatgttgtCAGACTTGGACTTTGCACGGAACATCACGCCAACGGCGAGGGCGTCGGCAGAAATGCGATTGCGGCGTCCATATAATAACTACCGCAATAAAATGTGGCATGGTTAAGCATTTGCACTTCAAGAGCGTATCATTAGCGCAAAAGAAATTTCCATGTTTCAATTTGCTCCAATATATACTCAACAGGGCGGAAAAAAGCTCCAATTTATCTATTTTACTTTATTTCCATTAAAGAAAACGTCTTACAAACTTGCGTGCGTCAGTAACATTGTGTTACTTCATGTGGTCGCACTCAAAACAATTCAATGGTTCGACCGCTTCACTACAGATATAAACAAAGGCTCTTCAATGAAATGGAGAATACAATGAAAAGGAGAGTACAAAGATACACCTTGCATTTGCTTCATTGTAAGCTGGTTCATCACGCCCGTGTTGGTGACTTACAGCCGGGGAACTATTCTGGATCAGTTTACCAGAATGATCTATACCACTGTACCCAAGAGAATCAGGTGGGTCTGATCTGTCTGATACAACAACGCTAAATACTCCACTGCCTTCAAAATTTCGCTTCGATGGTTTGTTCTGCCTTCATCAGCAAGGCAGCCACGTGCACATAAATATCTGCAAGCTACATTTGCATATTAGACCATCTTGAAGCTCAGTACAAAGCTCGCAaatcatcatcaatcatcatTAAAAATCTTCACGCCGGCAACCTAACAAGGATGCCACGGCAAAATGACTTCCGTCTGCTATTAAGGGGGGTACGTAAAATCTTATTCCTCGCCCGCTCGGTATTGATGATGATTgatggtgtttattggcgcaaaggGCAGCCTGCCTGCTATGATTTTATCGGGCAATTAAACCGCCATGATTGTTCACCGACCGTCGTTTCCGTGTGCTCCATCGCGGATCTCCACAAACTGTCGGAAATTGGGAACTTGGCGACCTTGATACGGCTGACGCAGCTCAGCGGTAGCGTTCCGCTGGTACGCAGCAGCTTaaccgggatcgaatccctggaCGAAGCGAGATTGTTTCTAATCAGCCTGTGGTTCTTATCGGCACACTCGGTGCCATGTGGCAGTTCAATAACCAGGGAGAAGCCCATAACAGCTGTCACTATAGCAGAAAACATTTATATAAACGGTGACGCACTGCGAGCAAACCGAAACTAATTTGTTCACGGTCAGCGAGTCCTGTAGCCACGGAGTTTTCGATCGCTTTTAAGGGGACTCTAAAGGAAACTACTAAGTCGACGTAGACTGAAAGATTCGGCTTCTGTAATAGCAGATTTGTCATTCGCTATTACAGAAGCCGAATCTTCCACGAAAGCTTTGGTCTCGCTACAAATTCGTCATTTGTAGCAACACCGGAGCTTTCGTGAACGAGAAAAGGGTGAAAACGGAAAATCGAAGTGGCGCCACCTGTTGCCAACAACTGTGCCTTTCGTGTGACGTCAGCACCCCCCGATTCACAGAGAACGGCAACGAGGAAGGTCCCGCTGAGATTACGTCGACTCGTCCGTTTTACGCACGGGCGGTTCAAATTGAGGGGCAACGACAGCGGACCTTTCGGCGGCAATTTTTTCCACGCAACAAAGTGATATCTTGGCACAAAGAAAAACGCTGGTATAGACTTATGGACGACTAATCTATCGATCTAGCTCGACCTAGATTTTTCTTTAGTACCCTTTTAACTTCGAAaccacgaccccccccccctcccctcatcgGTGCAGAACCTGGACGGTGCCATCGTGCTGCTTCTGGGTCGGGTGCCCGCCCTGTACACGGCCATCCAGGAGTGGGCCCGCAAGAAAGCTCAACAAAGCCTCCGAACGCGCACCTCAACGTGGTCCTCGTACACTGGAAACAACAAGGAGAAGCTCCAGATACAGAGGCCCAGGTGACACTTCAACACGCCTCTATGGATTCCCCAATCTGATGATATACGCTGCCTTCGTAGAGCTTATCGCTGCTCAGCTAGTGCCGTGCGGGTTATTAAAGTTCCAAGAACTTTATTAATCTCCTTTACTGAAGATGATATTGGCTCTCAAGCGCGCAAGATGGAGAAAAAATCgtgaaattaaaagaaaattgtCATCCGTCTGACAGCAGCCGAAGCTGCAAGAAAaacctgttgttgttgttgttgttgttgttgttgttgtttcagaaTATAAGATTAACAGTTGAAGTTTCGCCTTTTGTCGGCTTtgtggcaatattttttttttctttcctttcctctctctGTGTAAGACTCGGTATGTCGTGGCGAGTTTATTTTGTATCACTCGGTTGACTCGACTAGTTGACTTCTGTTTAGTTGCAGAATGGGCCACTTTGTTTTTGTATATATTGGCAGTAAGAGCACGTTTATGAAATGTGCGTCATCGCCGGAACGATCTGCATGCCACCTCCTGCTTTCATTCTTTGATCACTGAACAATTTTTTGCTTGCAGAGATGCCGGCGACGCCAATAGCTTCCAGCATTTCCAATTTCACCCAAGAAAATCACTCACTGCGCTCCTCGTAGCCATTGATGCTGTTCTTGGTTACATTGCTGTTGATGTCAAATGCTTGGCGCctataaagggggggggggggggggtatacagTGTCAAACAGCCTGAAACAACAAGTCACGACATTAAATGCAATCGCTCATGTTCCCAGTTATCATTCCAGTCCTATAGCGAATTCAGCAAAAAATAGGAAACAGGCTAGTCATCATTGAAAATCAGGCTACAGGGGGAAAAAAGACATTTAGACCGAAGCCCGCAAGAGGATACACCACACCTTCAAAAACAACTTCCTTTTAAAATCTTCTGTATATAATTCTCATACAGTGAACTTTAAATTGCACCTCAACCTCATCTGTTTtatttgcctttttttatttttttatttgtttccaggCGAGAGTGATCGCGTGTATGTGCTCTGTTTCTGTATTTCCTTCTTGACCTTCTACCTCCTCCTCTCCTCCCTTtctggtgtagggtagcaaaccaatttatttttctgctaaccctccctctttctcttttatttcgtCTTTTCCTTTCGTTTTATTGCTATTACATAACACTCCCTGTCACGATTCTTGCCGTGGAGAATCGCAGCGGCTTCTTGCAACTTAGTGAGTTGAAATGTTATTGCTAGTTTCAGAGTTTCAGTTCGCGGTAACTTTGGGGACACGGCTGGCGGTTTGGGTCGGCTAGTACTGCATTTCGACTGCACTCCTCTGAGCAAAAGTGTACGGACGAGAGATTCTGGGATAAAGACAAATTTTAATATTCTCCTCTTATGAACGTAACGTGAAACAGGCGACCGCTTTCAAAACTTGGCATCGCGAAATTTACAGTGCGCTCGTTAATTTCAGTTTGTGCGCCTGAATTGAAAATAAATTGTTTTCGGCGAGGCCGTGATCCGTTCCCCTAAGCTCACGACGGCACTTCAGTGCTTCACACGGGGAACAAGAAAGGCGAAGTTTGGTTTCAGTTCTCATCCCTCCCTGTTTGCTTCGCTATCTACAGTACAATACTCAAGGAAatagcgcgtgaaaaagacaaggacgaaaggaagacgtgacacacgCAGGTTctacgtcttcctttcgtccttgttttTTTCACGCGATATAaacctcacgatgtcttaccaacaagcccaaatcactgcattaCATCAAGGAAATagtcctttttttcattttgtgatctgttgtagcgggtggcagagtgacgatccaagagcacgtagcgcactgttttatttcagtgacagcgaactagatatagacataggctgcttgcctatgacgtaacataaaaagaacgaatcatgtttgacacgtgtggcacagcacttcatatcatcATCCATGCGTCACAGCGTCGCCTCAGTTTATAGATATGCATATCGTATCACGTGACAACAACGCATACACGTGTGCCTTCCCCTGCCCACAGCCTTCCCCTGAGCAGCGAGAGCTACGTGGTGAGCCTGGGCAACTGCGTCACCTCCATGCTGGTGGCCACCAGCTCCCCGAGCGGACCGGCCTCCCGGTCGAGGGAAGTGAGCCCGAGCTCCTCGCTGCGCCGTTCCCGGCTCAGCATCGTCGCCGAAGACGTGCGACCCTCGGGCGGAGTCGCCCGGACTACGTCACTGGACGACGCCACGTCGCCCAGTGCTTCCGGTGTGCCCAGCATCATGGTCACCAGCTGCTGAGAGACGGCGTCCACCGTTGTGCGCTTCTTTTGATTCGAGCCAGAAGGACACGAAAGATGCCGTCGGGTAGTGCCGTCGCCTCAGGACTTGGGGCGTTGGACGGTTCGGCGTTTCATCGAAGCGAGCCTCGCTCCTCGAAGCTGATTGGCGCACCGAGCGCTTGTGGCGACCTCTGTCGGACGATATCTGAAGTAACCCCGGGATCACAAGAGCTTGAGGCCGCGGATTCGATTCGCTATATTGAGACTTCGAAAGTGGTGACCTgcggttacatttttttttcggtgaacCTCGTGTACAAGGACGTACCGTGGTAAAAGAAGTGTCCCTCGTTAAATATACGGCAGGTGCAGCGCCAGATGGGCCTAAGATGCACTAGGGAGCACATGAGGGACCGAGGCATCGCTGCCTCTCTTGTGCAACGTTCAGTTTGGGTTGAGAATGCAACGCTATAACGTACGTCCCAGCCGGCGTTTGCTACCCATTTCGGCAACTGCAGGTTTTTGCAGTAGATCACACGATTGTTCGCGGTGTGTCAGTACGCGCGACCGTTGCAACCGGTGGTGTGTTAAGTGACTCGGTTGAAGCACTCAGTGTAGTGCCGAGACTGAcgcgttgttgctttgttgtAGCATCGTGCCTCTCCTCACAACAAAGGAAAGGCCGTCGATTAAGCACCAAAAGCGTATGCGTCTCTCCAGAGGTTGATACGGCCGTGCGTTTTTCGATTTAAGTGCTCGAGACGCTCATATCAACAGTGGAAACAGTAAATGCTGTTTAAATCCCTTCGATCTCGATCGTGCTATCCTGAAACGCCTGCGAGTCGCATTCTTTAAAGAATGTACGGTGTGATAAAGAAAATATTCAGTGCTCACGGAAACCGAAAATTTTTATCAGTGTACTAAATATAAATGTATCATCAGACTGAAATATACGCAAATCACGCTAATATGCAAGATGGCGCTGGACGTCACCAACGAGTTTAAACTACAGTTCTCGCATGACTTTTTCTGACAGATTACAAATCAAACACCATCTGAATAAGAATTCTTGCTGGGAGTTATCTCAGGAAGAATAGTACGTAACTCCTCAATTCCAAATATAACGCGGGCCGACAAATTCTCGAGGGCACTTATTTTTTAAGATGTTCCCAGGTGCACGGGAGAAGACTATTCGATGCGCTGACTTGTTGAGATCGCAACATCTCGTAAGGTTGCTGTCAAACCAAACCCGCAGTGTTCAATGGTTACGATATTTAAATTTTAACGTTGTGACATGTTCTCGGAACTTGGATTTGAGGCCTCGTGATCTCTTTTGCAACTTCAAAGGCAAAGGAAATTTTTTTAATGCTTCGAAGTGCAATCAGCATGATGCACTTCCTGCTTTGAGCAAATATGTCGAATGTTTTGTCTGCCGCTGTGTAGAACACTGTTTTGCCGACGCGTTCGAAGTGATGT
This genomic window from Dermacentor albipictus isolate Rhodes 1998 colony chromosome 9, USDA_Dalb.pri_finalv2, whole genome shotgun sequence contains:
- the LOC135912702 gene encoding inaD-like protein; the encoded protein is MLRGVYGRQRRNSALSTVQDFVETTIVLRKERNELGISIMGGSDTYLEAICVSEVHRDGVAYLDGRIKKGDVILAVNELSLRDVCSTDAVRALREAPSPVRLMVLRENPQTLFTTTEKPSKFITVEMRKASVKDRLGISFIQRTNGRGVFITYIQPGSIAARHGRRVMQGDQILEINGQNVRESNQKDVAQMIHNLDGAIVLLLGRVPALYTAIQEWARKKAQQSLRTRTSTWSSYTGNNKEKLQIQRPSLPLSSESYVVSLGNCVTSMLVATSSPSGPASRSREVSPSSSLRRSRLSIVAEDVRPSGGVARTTSLDDATSPSASGVPSIMVTSC